Proteins encoded by one window of Gordonia jinghuaiqii:
- a CDS encoding Rossmann-like and DUF2520 domain-containing protein, producing the protein MTSPSGDPGMPSARRAGGDDAFGDSPYPHPDPFPGTSNLPAPARLTVGIVSAGRVGTALGEALEKAGHVVGAVVARSPESRRRAARRLPDSEILDLDAVIGRSELLVVSVPDAALETVVAQIAASNSLRPGTIVVHTAGAQGVGVLEPVALRGALALAVHPAMTFVGTEDDTARLTNSCFAITAGDGVGEAIASSLVLEMGGEPVRITEDDRTLYHAALAHGANHLIALISDAVTALNAAIDNSGRDTATVDGDGGRLAERILGPLVTASLRNVLDLGPSALTGPVARGDAPAVARHLAALATVPGGAGPHGIVEAYRTLARRAAEHTDAPPALLRLLDQA; encoded by the coding sequence ACCCGCATCCCGATCCTTTCCCGGGGACGTCGAATCTGCCCGCACCCGCCCGACTGACCGTGGGAATCGTGTCCGCCGGTCGTGTGGGAACCGCTCTGGGCGAAGCGCTCGAGAAGGCAGGGCACGTGGTCGGCGCAGTCGTCGCCCGCTCGCCGGAGTCCCGTCGTCGCGCCGCCCGGCGCCTGCCCGACTCGGAGATCCTCGACCTCGACGCAGTCATCGGCCGCTCGGAGTTGCTGGTGGTCAGCGTCCCCGACGCAGCACTGGAGACCGTCGTGGCGCAGATCGCGGCGTCGAACTCCCTGCGGCCGGGGACCATCGTGGTGCACACCGCCGGCGCACAGGGTGTCGGCGTCCTCGAGCCGGTCGCCCTGCGCGGGGCACTCGCACTCGCCGTGCATCCGGCGATGACCTTCGTCGGCACCGAGGACGACACGGCCCGTCTCACCAACTCGTGTTTCGCGATCACCGCGGGCGACGGGGTCGGGGAGGCCATCGCGTCGTCGCTCGTCCTGGAGATGGGCGGTGAGCCGGTCCGGATCACCGAGGACGATCGCACGCTCTATCACGCCGCACTCGCGCACGGCGCCAACCATCTGATCGCGCTGATCTCCGACGCCGTGACCGCGCTGAACGCCGCCATCGACAACTCCGGCCGCGACACCGCGACCGTCGACGGGGACGGGGGCCGGCTCGCCGAGCGCATCCTCGGTCCGCTGGTCACGGCCTCGCTGCGCAATGTGCTCGATCTCGGGCCGTCGGCGCTGACCGGTCCGGTCGCCCGAGGTGACGCGCCCGCGGTCGCCCGCCACCTCGCCGCGCTCGCCACCGTTCCCGGCGGCGCCGGCCCGCACGGCATCGTCGAGGCGTACCGCACACTCGCACGCCGCGCCGCCGAGCACACCGACGCCCCACCCGCGCTCCTGCGCCTTCTGGACCAGGCGTGA
- a CDS encoding FAD-dependent oxidoreductase, producing the protein MRVVIVGAGIAGLCTAAGVARNGAEVTVVERSPEVRGGGSGLSLFGNGLRALEVLGLRSVVPDAPAPVAPIVSGTRRPDGRWLTRFDREALAEMRVVRRTELHEALLGALPNSVEIRTGTGVSGVRDRTVQLDDGTSMECDLVVGADGLRSRVRAAIADDPGVARCGYSAWRAVTSTPVALDAAGETLGRGRRFGIAPLPDGCVYWFASVSDGVVGGGSEGGFEGGLDVVRQQFSGWHAPIAELLDATDPESVGHLPIEQLAHPLPSFIGGRCVLVGDAAHAMTPNLGQGANLAMEDAAVLTTLLARAGTDGVGDAPAVYDRLRRPRTRRIARRAGVLGRVGQLRVAPAVWARDLAMRLTPDKVVDAELRRVENWGPPTV; encoded by the coding sequence GTGAGGGTGGTGATCGTCGGCGCGGGCATCGCAGGGTTGTGCACCGCTGCTGGGGTCGCACGGAACGGCGCGGAGGTGACGGTCGTCGAACGGTCGCCGGAGGTGCGCGGCGGCGGTTCCGGGCTGAGCCTGTTCGGCAACGGTCTGCGTGCGCTGGAGGTGCTCGGGCTGCGATCCGTGGTTCCCGACGCGCCGGCGCCGGTTGCGCCCATCGTGAGCGGAACCCGTCGCCCCGACGGGCGATGGCTCACCCGCTTCGATCGCGAGGCGCTCGCCGAGATGCGCGTCGTGCGCCGGACCGAACTGCACGAGGCGTTGCTCGGCGCCCTCCCGAACTCCGTGGAGATCCGGACCGGGACCGGGGTGAGCGGCGTTCGCGACAGGACCGTGCAGCTCGACGACGGCACCTCCATGGAGTGCGACCTGGTCGTCGGAGCCGACGGTCTCCGGAGCAGGGTGCGCGCCGCGATCGCCGACGACCCGGGGGTGGCCCGCTGCGGTTACTCGGCCTGGCGGGCCGTCACCTCGACGCCGGTCGCGCTCGACGCAGCCGGCGAGACCTTGGGACGCGGGCGACGATTCGGCATCGCGCCACTTCCCGACGGATGTGTCTACTGGTTCGCCTCCGTCTCCGACGGCGTCGTGGGCGGGGGTTCTGAGGGCGGCTTTGAGGGAGGCCTTGACGTGGTGCGACAACAGTTTTCGGGGTGGCATGCGCCGATTGCCGAGCTGCTCGACGCCACCGACCCGGAGTCCGTCGGGCACCTCCCGATCGAGCAACTGGCGCACCCCTTGCCGTCGTTCATCGGCGGTCGCTGCGTGCTCGTCGGCGATGCCGCGCACGCGATGACCCCGAACCTCGGCCAGGGAGCGAACCTGGCGATGGAGGATGCGGCCGTGCTGACGACGCTCCTCGCCCGTGCTGGCACCGACGGTGTCGGCGATGCGCCGGCCGTCTACGACCGGCTTCGGCGGCCGCGCACCCGGCGAATCGCGCGGCGCGCGGGGGTCCTCGGCCGGGTCGGTCAGCTGCGCGTGGCGCCGGCGGTGTGGGCCCGCGATCTGGCGATGCGGCTGACCCCGGACAAGGTCGTCGACGCGGAGCTGCGTCGTGTGGAGAACTGGGGACCGCCGACGGTGTGA
- a CDS encoding TetR/AcrR family transcriptional regulator — protein MRKRPRQQRSSFTVEVILEAAAQLLDAEGPAMTTNRIAEKAGVSVGSVYQYFGDKQAIFDELAARHLAESGAKMAAVLDDNPVGSRPWPEVLHAVIGVAVRENSTHGRAHGRLRELADPVRLAAGYTEMIEQWIRRLGEHLVADGWSAESADADLRLAFAAVDAQVHQLAGTGFSESELTDRIAAYTERALAKRT, from the coding sequence ATGCGCAAAAGGCCTCGGCAACAACGATCTTCGTTCACCGTCGAAGTGATCCTCGAAGCGGCGGCTCAGCTTCTCGACGCCGAGGGGCCGGCGATGACAACCAACCGCATCGCCGAGAAGGCCGGGGTCTCAGTGGGTTCGGTCTACCAGTACTTCGGTGACAAACAGGCGATCTTCGACGAACTCGCGGCACGCCATCTCGCGGAGTCGGGAGCAAAGATGGCAGCTGTCCTCGACGACAACCCGGTCGGTTCGAGGCCCTGGCCGGAGGTCCTGCACGCGGTCATCGGCGTTGCAGTGCGGGAGAACTCCACACATGGACGCGCGCATGGCCGTCTCCGCGAGCTGGCCGACCCGGTCCGTCTCGCCGCGGGGTACACCGAGATGATCGAGCAGTGGATCAGGCGGCTGGGCGAGCATCTCGTCGCCGACGGCTGGTCGGCGGAGTCCGCCGATGCCGACCTGCGGCTCGCGTTCGCCGCGGTCGACGCGCAGGTCCATCAGCTCGCCGGCACCGGCTTCTCGGAATCCGAACTGACCGACCGGATCGCCGCCTACACCGAACGGGCGCTCGCGAAGCGAACCTGA
- a CDS encoding alpha/beta hydrolase has protein sequence MTNESYSRFLPEPWRSVAAGVDGESTWWRWPASTGRPSGSTDVHVLRATRPSAPLRVLLLHGGGGHSGLVWPLGAILANEGYEVLAPDLPLYGRTRVAEPGRVRYQDWVDLVADLITAETADDPRPLVVFGASLGGMLAYEVAAGSDRVAAVVATCLLDLAGDPAARRSAARTPALARGIPVMSAAARIGVLARLRFPIRWVAPMSRMSLDPVLAKACIDDELGAGSVIPLGFLTDLMTHEVPAPEEYAGPRVVLVHPAADTWTPPGVSVRFARRIAAPTDIQLLTGCGHFPMEQPGIDELAGHLRGLADDIVTARRT, from the coding sequence ATGACCAACGAATCCTACAGTCGCTTTCTCCCCGAACCCTGGCGTTCGGTGGCCGCGGGGGTCGACGGCGAGTCCACCTGGTGGAGGTGGCCCGCGAGTACGGGCCGTCCGTCCGGCTCGACCGATGTCCACGTCCTACGGGCCACGCGTCCGTCGGCGCCGCTGCGGGTGTTGCTGCTCCACGGCGGCGGCGGACACAGCGGGCTGGTGTGGCCGCTGGGTGCGATCCTGGCAAACGAGGGCTACGAGGTGCTCGCGCCCGACCTTCCCCTGTACGGGCGAACGCGTGTGGCCGAACCGGGCCGCGTCCGCTATCAGGACTGGGTCGACCTCGTCGCCGATCTGATCACCGCCGAGACAGCCGACGATCCGCGTCCGCTGGTGGTCTTCGGCGCAAGTCTCGGCGGCATGCTCGCCTACGAGGTCGCGGCAGGATCCGACCGGGTCGCGGCCGTGGTCGCCACCTGTCTGCTCGATCTCGCCGGCGATCCGGCGGCACGTCGATCCGCTGCCCGTACCCCGGCACTGGCGCGCGGGATCCCGGTGATGTCGGCGGCTGCACGGATCGGGGTGCTCGCACGGTTGCGGTTCCCGATCCGCTGGGTCGCGCCGATGTCGCGGATGAGCCTCGACCCCGTGCTCGCGAAGGCCTGCATCGACGACGAACTGGGGGCGGGATCGGTGATCCCGCTGGGATTCCTGACCGACCTGATGACCCACGAGGTGCCCGCGCCGGAGGAGTACGCGGGCCCGCGTGTGGTGCTGGTTCACCCGGCAGCGGACACCTGGACCCCACCCGGGGTGAGTGTGCGGTTCGCCCGGCGGATCGCCGCACCGACCGACATCCAGCTGTTGACCGGGTGTGGCCATTTCCCGATGGAGCAGCCCGGGATCGACGAACTGGCCGGTCATCTGCGCGGGCTCGCCGACGACATCGTCACCGCGCGTCGAACGTGA
- the panC gene encoding pantoate--beta-alanine ligase, with protein sequence MTPPIKGDAVSVPTDETPTYAAGQLTLHREPATLTRVTRALRAAGKRVVLVPTMGALHAGHLQLVRAAKAKGNTIVVVSIFVNPLQFGAGEDLDAYPRTLEADLELLAPLGVELVFAPNAASMYPNGRRTTVHPGEAGAILDGVSRPTHFAGMLTVVLKLLNIVGPNAAYFGEKDYQQLVLIKQMVTDLDLDVEIVGVPTVRESDGLAMSSRNRYLTPEQRELATTLSAALLAGAHAAEGGPDAIVAAAQSVLATVPEIEVDYLALRGRQLEEPPEKGAGRLLVAARLGTARLIDNVGVSIGGLAALEEEIAWANDTTTTTEGR encoded by the coding sequence ATGACACCACCGATCAAAGGAGATGCCGTGAGTGTCCCGACCGACGAGACACCGACCTACGCGGCCGGTCAGCTGACACTGCACCGTGAACCGGCGACGCTGACGCGCGTCACCCGTGCGTTGCGTGCGGCCGGCAAGCGTGTGGTGCTGGTCCCGACGATGGGTGCACTGCACGCCGGGCACCTGCAACTCGTCCGCGCCGCCAAGGCCAAGGGCAACACCATCGTGGTGGTCTCGATCTTCGTCAACCCGCTGCAGTTCGGCGCCGGCGAGGACCTCGACGCCTACCCGCGCACGCTCGAGGCCGACCTCGAACTCCTCGCGCCGTTGGGCGTCGAGCTGGTGTTCGCGCCGAACGCGGCGTCGATGTACCCCAACGGCCGGCGCACGACGGTGCACCCGGGTGAGGCCGGGGCGATCCTCGACGGCGTCTCGCGTCCCACGCATTTCGCCGGGATGCTGACCGTCGTGCTGAAGCTGCTCAACATCGTCGGGCCGAACGCCGCCTACTTCGGCGAGAAGGACTATCAGCAGCTCGTCCTGATCAAGCAGATGGTCACCGACCTCGATCTCGACGTCGAGATCGTCGGTGTCCCGACGGTACGCGAGTCCGACGGACTGGCCATGTCCTCGCGAAACCGCTACCTGACGCCCGAGCAGCGCGAACTCGCGACGACCCTGTCGGCGGCGCTGCTTGCCGGCGCACACGCGGCCGAGGGCGGACCGGACGCGATCGTTGCTGCAGCACAGTCGGTTCTGGCCACCGTGCCGGAGATCGAGGTCGACTACCTCGCGCTTCGCGGCCGGCAGCTCGAGGAACCGCCGGAGAAGGGTGCGGGCCGACTTCTCGTCGCCGCCCGCCTCGGCACCGCCCGCCTGATCGACAACGTCGGCGTGAGCATCGGCGGCCTCGCCGCGCTCGAAGAAGAAATCGCCTGGGCCAATGACACCACAACCACGACAGAGGGACGATGA
- the panD gene encoding aspartate 1-decarboxylase, whose protein sequence is MLRTMMTSKIHRATVTQADLHYVGSVTIDSDLLDAAGLLEGEQVTIVDINNGSRLVTYAIAGERGSGVIGINGAAAHLVHPGDLVIIIAYGMLDAAELREYSPNVVFVDDHNRIVTTGDDPADVPEGSGLLDPRHLDTAVFADASI, encoded by the coding sequence ATGTTGCGCACCATGATGACCTCGAAGATCCACCGCGCCACCGTGACCCAGGCCGATCTGCACTACGTCGGCTCGGTGACGATCGACTCCGACCTGCTCGACGCCGCCGGTCTGCTCGAAGGTGAGCAGGTCACCATCGTCGACATCAACAACGGCTCCCGGCTGGTGACCTACGCGATCGCCGGTGAACGTGGCAGCGGTGTCATCGGGATCAACGGTGCCGCAGCGCATCTCGTTCATCCCGGCGACCTGGTGATCATCATCGCCTACGGCATGCTCGACGCCGCAGAGCTGCGCGAGTACTCGCCGAACGTCGTCTTCGTCGACGACCACAACCGCATCGTGACCACCGGCGACGATCCCGCCGACGTGCCGGAGGGGTCGGGTCTGCTCGATCCGCGCCACCTCGACACCGCGGTCTTCGCCGACGCGTCGATCTGA
- a CDS encoding type III pantothenate kinase encodes MLLTVDVGNTNIHLGVYAGSGDNARLVRDWRIHTDPHYTADELAWAFRGMLGADVEQVTGVSALSTVPSLLRELRVMVPRYFGNGPHVLLEPGVRTGVPLLVDNPKEVGTDRVANCLAAHHEFGGPCIVVAFGTATVVDAVSAKGEFLGGAIAPGVNLAVEALSEHTVTVRKVELMPPRSVLGKNTVEALQSGILYGFAGQVDGLVDRVCDTVPGFDADDVTVVATGYLAPLMFDECRSLTDHHPHLTLDGLRLVHERSKANRRGK; translated from the coding sequence ATGCTCCTCACCGTCGACGTCGGCAACACCAACATCCATCTCGGCGTGTACGCCGGCAGCGGCGACAACGCACGCCTGGTGCGTGATTGGCGTATCCACACCGACCCGCACTACACCGCCGACGAACTCGCCTGGGCCTTCCGCGGGATGCTGGGCGCCGACGTCGAACAGGTCACCGGTGTCAGCGCGCTGTCCACCGTGCCGTCGTTGCTACGCGAACTGCGCGTCATGGTTCCCCGCTACTTCGGCAACGGCCCGCATGTGCTGCTCGAGCCGGGTGTGCGGACCGGGGTTCCGCTGCTCGTCGACAACCCCAAAGAGGTCGGCACCGACCGCGTGGCCAACTGTCTTGCGGCACACCATGAATTCGGCGGTCCCTGCATCGTGGTGGCCTTCGGTACCGCCACCGTCGTCGACGCGGTGTCGGCGAAGGGTGAGTTCCTCGGCGGCGCCATCGCTCCCGGCGTGAACCTCGCCGTCGAGGCGCTGTCGGAGCACACCGTCACCGTGCGCAAGGTCGAGTTGATGCCACCGCGCAGCGTCCTGGGCAAGAACACCGTCGAAGCCCTGCAGTCCGGGATCCTCTACGGGTTCGCCGGCCAGGTCGACGGGCTCGTCGACCGTGTCTGTGACACCGTTCCCGGCTTCGACGCCGACGACGTGACCGTGGTCGCCACCGGCTACCTCGCGCCGCTGATGTTCGACGAGTGCCGTTCGCTCACCGACCATCACCCGCATCTGACCCTCGACGGCCTGCGGCTGGTCCACGAACGGTCCAAGGCCAACCGTCGCGGCAAGTAG